A region from the Leopardus geoffroyi isolate Oge1 chromosome E3, O.geoffroyi_Oge1_pat1.0, whole genome shotgun sequence genome encodes:
- the MUC17 gene encoding mucin-17 isoform X1: protein MSSSSEASSSPPSTDSATTVPSSTEVSSSPSSTESATTVVSSTETSSSPTPTDSASTVTSSTESSSSPTPTETATLVPTSTEPSSSSTLTDSATTVSSSTEATSSPTSTDGATTMSSSSEASSSASSTDSATTVPSSTEASLSPTSSESSTTEISSTEATSSPTPTGSATTVTSLTESSSSPTLTESATPVPTSTEPSSSSSPTDSATTRSSLTGTSSSPSSPEPSSSPTPTPTPVPEPSFSPEPSSSPTPTDSAITGSSSTGAGSSPTSTNGATTVPTFSQPSSFPTSTDSVTAVPSSTEASSSPTSTESTTTVISSTEDTSSAIPTGSATTVTSLTESSSSPTSTNSDTPVPPSTQATSSPTPTHSATTVPSSTEVTSSPTPTENATTLPSSTEPSSSPTPTDGATTVPTSTEVTSSPASTDSATTVPSSTDATSSPTFPVSATTESPSAEASSSPSPTDSAMTVPSSTEATSYPTSTDSATTMPYSTEATSSTTSSEIATTVPSSTEVSSSPTSADSATTVPSSPEASMSPTSVDSAITLPSSTEASVSPTFAESATTLPSSTVATPSPTPPDSASTVPASTGAHTSPTPSPGNITISATSIGGHTSPTSSVGSTLSTSASHTTLPVSIPGHSSSATTSASFTSVTPEVVTTTTLSISISGTTPSTQRSTYTTVPVVSTSSTTVTSSTPTPTSTAPATTPMICLNGGTWDGKICICPTGFQGDQCQQEIMLCQNEGYWDGIKCVCPGLFQGPRCEDVVPSIEMEPPPETVSAQVDMTVTVTSMEFTKDLEDRTSEAFKNFSDIFEEEMKTVYKGIPEYDGVNITKLSAGSVVVEHEVLLKAKFTPEYKEVLDKVTQEVTEKIQNVTKEQISINNICKSKLCFNTTATKVYNITVTQYDPEKECQKKAGKEYAAYFFVEYKNEKPNCINRCMPGFNNSMDCHSGKCQLETNGPRCYCLNTDTHWYSGETCEFSTKKNLVFGLVGAAFAVVLVALAVLLLFMFRSKKEVNRQKYKVTQLYKWHEEDGGPEPGTFQNIGFDIYEDQEDSIHLDTIYNNFQPSLDHIDSETKIKIQRPHVMMTSI from the exons ATGTCTTCTTCGTCAGAGGCCAGTTCATCTCCACCTTCCACTGACAGTGCTACCACGGTGCCTTCCTCTACAGAAGTCAGTTCATCTCCATCATCCACTGAGAGTGCCACCACAGTTGTTTCTTCTACAGAGACCAGTTCCTCTCCAACTCCCACTGACAGTGCCAGTACAGTGACTTCTTCAACAGAGTCCAGTTCTTCTCCAACCCCCACTGAGACTGCCACCCTTGTGCCGACATCTACAGAGCCCAGTTCCTCTTCAACTTTGACTGATAGTGCCACAACAGTGTCTTCTTCTACAgaggccacttcctctccaacatccacTGATGGTGCCACCACAATGTCTTCTTCTTCAGAGGCCAGTTCGTCTGCATCTTCCACTGACAGCGCTACCACAGTGCCTTCCTCTACAGAAGCCAGTTTGTCTCCAACATCCAGTGAGAGTTCCACCACAGAGATATCTTCTACAgaggccacttcctctccaacccccACTGGCAGTGCTACCACAGTGACTTCTTTGACAGAGTCCAGTTCTTCTCCAACCCTTACTGAGAGTGCCACCCCTGTGCCTACATCTACAGAGCCCAGTTCCTCCTCAAGTCCCACTGACAGTGCCACCACAAGGTCTTCGTTGACAGGAACCAGTTCCTCTCCATCTTCTCCTGAGCCCAGTTCCTCTCCTACTCCTACTCCTACCCCAGTTCCTGAGCCCAGCTTTTCTCCAGAGCCCAgttcctctcctactcccactgACAGTGCCATCACAGGATCTTCATCAACAGGGGCCGGTTCCTCTCCAACTTCCACCAATGGTGCCACCACAGTTCCTACATTTTCACAGCCCAGTTCCTTTCCCACTTCCACTGACAGTGTCACCGCAGTGCCTTCCTCTACAGAAGCCAGTTCATCTCCAACATCCACTGAGAGTACCACCACAGTGATTTCTTCTACAGAAGATACTTCCTCCGCAATCCCCACTGGCAGTGCCACCACAGTGACTTCTTTGACAGAGTCCAGTTCCTCTCCAACTTCCACTAACAGTGACACCCCAGTGCCTCCTTCTACAcaggccacttcctctccaactcCCACTCACAGTGCCACCACAGTGCCTTCTTCTACAGAGGTCACTTCCTCTCCAACTCCCACTGAGAATGCCACCACACTGCCTTCCTCAACAGAGCCAAGTTCTTCTCCAACTCCCACTGATGGTGccaccacagtgcctacatctaCAGAGGTAACTTCATCTCCAGCTTCCACTGATAGCGCCACCACAGTACCTTCTTCGACAGACGCCACTTCTTCTCCAACTTTCCCTGTCAGTGCCACCACAGAGTCTCCTTCTGCAGAGGCCAGTTCCTCTCCATCTCCCACTGACAGTGCCATGACTGTGCCTTCTTCTACTGAGGCCACTTCATATCCAACTTCCACTGACAGTGCCACCACAATGCCTTATTCTACAGAGGCCACTTCTTCTACAACTTCCAGTGAAATTGCCACCACAGTGCCTTCCTCTACAGAAGTCAGTTCCTCTCCAACTTCTGCTGACAGTGCCACCACAGTGCCTTCTTCTCCAGAAGCCAGCATGTCACCAACTTCTGTTGACAGTGCTATCACATTACCTTCTTCTACAGAAGCCAGTGTGTCACCAACTTTTGCTGAAAGTGCCACCACTCTTCcctcttccacagtggctacaccgtCTCCAACTCCTCCTGACAGTGCCTCCACAGTGCCAGCTTCCACAGGGGCTCATACATCCCCAACACCCTCCCCTGGCAATATCACTATATCAGCAACTTCCATCGGGGGCCACACTTCCCCAACATCTTCTGTAGGCAGCACACTTTCAACAAGTGCTTCTCACACCACCTTACCTGTATCCATTCCTGGTCACTCCAGTTCTGCAACAACTTCTGCCTCCTTTACATCTGTGACTCCTGAGGTTGTTACTACCACTACTCTGTCCATCTCGATCTCTGGGACAACACCCAGCACACAGAGGAGTACCTACACCACAGTCCCGGTTGTCTCCACTAGCTCGACCACTGTTACAAGCAGCACCCCTACCCCAACATCTACTGCTCCAGCAACCACACCAA TGATCTGCTTAAATGGAGGAACATGGGATGGGAAGATCTGTATTTGCCCCACCGGTTTCCAAGGAGACCAGTGCCAGCAAGAGATCATGCTCTGCCAGAATGAAGGCTACTGGGATGGAATCAAGTGCGTGTGCCCTGGCCTCTTCCAGGGGCCAAGGTGCGAGGATGTAGTCCCGAGCATTGAGATGG AGCCTCCGCCGGAGACCGTCTCTGCCCAGGTAGACATGACCGTGACAGTGACCAGTATGGAGTTTACCAAAGACCTAGAAGACCGGACTTCTGAAGCATTCAAAAACTTCAGTGACATATTCGAAGAAGAG ATGAAAACTGTTTACAAAGGAATCCCTGAGTATGACGGAGTCAACATCACAAAGCTGTC TGCTGGCAGTGTGGTGGTGGAACATGAAGTCCTCCTGAAGGCCAAGTTCACCCCAGAATACAAGGAAGTTTTGGATAAGGTCACCCAGGAGGTGACAGAAAAAATCCAGAATGTAACCAAAGAACAAATAAGCATAAATAATATCTGCAAAA GCAAACTGTGTTTCAACACGACTGCCACTAAGGTGTACAACATCACAGTTACCCAATACGACCCTGAAA AGGAATGCCAGAAGAAGGCTGGGAAAGAATATGCTGCCTACTTCTTCGTGGAGTACAAGAATGAGAAACCAAACTGCATCAACCGCTGCATGCCAGGCTTCAACAACTCCATGGACTGCCACTCTGGGAAGTGCCAGCTAGAGACGAATGGTCCTCGGTGTTA CTGCCTGAACACAGACACTCACTggtacagtggagaaacctgtgAGTTCAGCACCAAGAAGAACCTGGTGTTTGGGTTGGTGGGGGCAGCCTTCGCCGTGGTGCTAGTCGCCCTTGCTGTTCTCTTGCTGTTCATGTTCCGTTCCAAGAAAGAGGTGAACAG GCAAAAGTATAAAGTGACTCAGTTGTACAAGTGGCATGAAGAAGATGGAGGACCGGAACCTGGGACCTTCCAAAACATTGGCTTTGACATCTATGAAG ATCAAGAGGACTCCATCCACTTGGACACCATTTATAATAACTTCCAACCCTCCTTGGACCACATAGACTCTGAAACAAAG ATCAAAATTCAGAGGCCCCATGTGATGATGACATCGATTTAA
- the MUC17 gene encoding mucin-17 isoform X7: MSSSSEASSSPPSTDSATTVTSLTESSSSPTSTNSDTPVPPSTQATSSPTPTHSATTVPSSTEVTSSPTPTENATTLPSSTEPSSSPTPTDGATTVPTSTEVTSSPASTDSATTVPSSTDATSSPTFPVSATTESPSAEASSSPSPTDSAMTVPSSTEATSYPTSTDSATTMPYSTEATSSTTSSEIATTVPSSTEVSSSPTSADSATTVPSSPEASMSPTSVDSAITLPSSTEASVSPTFAESATTLPSSTVATPSPTPPDSASTVPASTGAHTSPTPSPGNITISATSIGGHTSPTSSVGSTLSTSASHTTLPVSIPGHSSSATTSASFTSVTPEVVTTTTLSISISGTTPSTQRSTYTTVPVVSTSSTTVTSSTPTPTSTAPATTPMICLNGGTWDGKICICPTGFQGDQCQQEIMLCQNEGYWDGIKCVCPGLFQGPRCEDVVPSIEMEPPPETVSAQVDMTVTVTSMEFTKDLEDRTSEAFKNFSDIFEEEMKTVYKGIPEYDGVNITKLSAGSVVVEHEVLLKAKFTPEYKEVLDKVTQEVTEKIQNVTKEQISINNICKSKLCFNTTATKVYNITVTQYDPEKECQKKAGKEYAAYFFVEYKNEKPNCINRCMPGFNNSMDCHSGKCQLETNGPRCYCLNTDTHWYSGETCEFSTKKNLVFGLVGAAFAVVLVALAVLLLFMFRSKKEVNRQKYKVTQLYKWHEEDGGPEPGTFQNIGFDIYEDQEDSIHLDTIYNNFQPSLDHIDSETKIKIQRPHVMMTSI; the protein is encoded by the exons ATGTCTTCTTCGTCAGAGGCCAGTTCATCTCCACCTTCCACTGA CAGTGCCACCACAGTGACTTCTTTGACAGAGTCCAGTTCCTCTCCAACTTCCACTAACAGTGACACCCCAGTGCCTCCTTCTACAcaggccacttcctctccaactcCCACTCACAGTGCCACCACAGTGCCTTCTTCTACAGAGGTCACTTCCTCTCCAACTCCCACTGAGAATGCCACCACACTGCCTTCCTCAACAGAGCCAAGTTCTTCTCCAACTCCCACTGATGGTGccaccacagtgcctacatctaCAGAGGTAACTTCATCTCCAGCTTCCACTGATAGCGCCACCACAGTACCTTCTTCGACAGACGCCACTTCTTCTCCAACTTTCCCTGTCAGTGCCACCACAGAGTCTCCTTCTGCAGAGGCCAGTTCCTCTCCATCTCCCACTGACAGTGCCATGACTGTGCCTTCTTCTACTGAGGCCACTTCATATCCAACTTCCACTGACAGTGCCACCACAATGCCTTATTCTACAGAGGCCACTTCTTCTACAACTTCCAGTGAAATTGCCACCACAGTGCCTTCCTCTACAGAAGTCAGTTCCTCTCCAACTTCTGCTGACAGTGCCACCACAGTGCCTTCTTCTCCAGAAGCCAGCATGTCACCAACTTCTGTTGACAGTGCTATCACATTACCTTCTTCTACAGAAGCCAGTGTGTCACCAACTTTTGCTGAAAGTGCCACCACTCTTCcctcttccacagtggctacaccgtCTCCAACTCCTCCTGACAGTGCCTCCACAGTGCCAGCTTCCACAGGGGCTCATACATCCCCAACACCCTCCCCTGGCAATATCACTATATCAGCAACTTCCATCGGGGGCCACACTTCCCCAACATCTTCTGTAGGCAGCACACTTTCAACAAGTGCTTCTCACACCACCTTACCTGTATCCATTCCTGGTCACTCCAGTTCTGCAACAACTTCTGCCTCCTTTACATCTGTGACTCCTGAGGTTGTTACTACCACTACTCTGTCCATCTCGATCTCTGGGACAACACCCAGCACACAGAGGAGTACCTACACCACAGTCCCGGTTGTCTCCACTAGCTCGACCACTGTTACAAGCAGCACCCCTACCCCAACATCTACTGCTCCAGCAACCACACCAA TGATCTGCTTAAATGGAGGAACATGGGATGGGAAGATCTGTATTTGCCCCACCGGTTTCCAAGGAGACCAGTGCCAGCAAGAGATCATGCTCTGCCAGAATGAAGGCTACTGGGATGGAATCAAGTGCGTGTGCCCTGGCCTCTTCCAGGGGCCAAGGTGCGAGGATGTAGTCCCGAGCATTGAGATGG AGCCTCCGCCGGAGACCGTCTCTGCCCAGGTAGACATGACCGTGACAGTGACCAGTATGGAGTTTACCAAAGACCTAGAAGACCGGACTTCTGAAGCATTCAAAAACTTCAGTGACATATTCGAAGAAGAG ATGAAAACTGTTTACAAAGGAATCCCTGAGTATGACGGAGTCAACATCACAAAGCTGTC TGCTGGCAGTGTGGTGGTGGAACATGAAGTCCTCCTGAAGGCCAAGTTCACCCCAGAATACAAGGAAGTTTTGGATAAGGTCACCCAGGAGGTGACAGAAAAAATCCAGAATGTAACCAAAGAACAAATAAGCATAAATAATATCTGCAAAA GCAAACTGTGTTTCAACACGACTGCCACTAAGGTGTACAACATCACAGTTACCCAATACGACCCTGAAA AGGAATGCCAGAAGAAGGCTGGGAAAGAATATGCTGCCTACTTCTTCGTGGAGTACAAGAATGAGAAACCAAACTGCATCAACCGCTGCATGCCAGGCTTCAACAACTCCATGGACTGCCACTCTGGGAAGTGCCAGCTAGAGACGAATGGTCCTCGGTGTTA CTGCCTGAACACAGACACTCACTggtacagtggagaaacctgtgAGTTCAGCACCAAGAAGAACCTGGTGTTTGGGTTGGTGGGGGCAGCCTTCGCCGTGGTGCTAGTCGCCCTTGCTGTTCTCTTGCTGTTCATGTTCCGTTCCAAGAAAGAGGTGAACAG GCAAAAGTATAAAGTGACTCAGTTGTACAAGTGGCATGAAGAAGATGGAGGACCGGAACCTGGGACCTTCCAAAACATTGGCTTTGACATCTATGAAG ATCAAGAGGACTCCATCCACTTGGACACCATTTATAATAACTTCCAACCCTCCTTGGACCACATAGACTCTGAAACAAAG ATCAAAATTCAGAGGCCCCATGTGATGATGACATCGATTTAA
- the MUC17 gene encoding mucin-17 isoform X4, which produces MSSSSEASSSPPSTDSATTVPSSTEVSSSPSSTESATTVVSSTETSSSPTPTDSASTVTSSTESSSSPTPTETATLVPTSTEPSSSSTLTDSATTVSSSTEATSSPTSTDGATTMSSSSEASSSASSTDSATTVPSSTEASLSPTSSESSTTEISSTEATSSPTPTGSATTVTSLTESSSSPTLTESATPVPTSTEPSSSSSPTDSATTRSSLTGTSSSPSSPEPSSSPTPTPTPVPEPSFSPEPSSSPTPTDSAITGSSSTGAGSSPTSTNGATTVPTFSQPSSFPTSTDSVTAVPSSTEASSSPTSTESTTTVISSTEVTSSPTPTENATTLPSSTEPSSSPTPTDGATTVPTSTEVTSSPASTDSATTVPSSTDATSSPTFPVSATTESPSAEASSSPSPTDSAMTVPSSTEATSYPTSTDSATTMPYSTEATSSTTSSEIATTVPSSTEVSSSPTSADSATTVPSSPEASMSPTSVDSAITLPSSTEASVSPTFAESATTLPSSTVATPSPTPPDSASTVPASTGAHTSPTPSPGNITISATSIGGHTSPTSSVGSTLSTSASHTTLPVSIPGHSSSATTSASFTSVTPEVVTTTTLSISISGTTPSTQRSTYTTVPVVSTSSTTVTSSTPTPTSTAPATTPMICLNGGTWDGKICICPTGFQGDQCQQEIMLCQNEGYWDGIKCVCPGLFQGPRCEDVVPSIEMEPPPETVSAQVDMTVTVTSMEFTKDLEDRTSEAFKNFSDIFEEEMKTVYKGIPEYDGVNITKLSAGSVVVEHEVLLKAKFTPEYKEVLDKVTQEVTEKIQNVTKEQISINNICKSKLCFNTTATKVYNITVTQYDPEKECQKKAGKEYAAYFFVEYKNEKPNCINRCMPGFNNSMDCHSGKCQLETNGPRCYCLNTDTHWYSGETCEFSTKKNLVFGLVGAAFAVVLVALAVLLLFMFRSKKEVNRQKYKVTQLYKWHEEDGGPEPGTFQNIGFDIYEDQEDSIHLDTIYNNFQPSLDHIDSETKIKIQRPHVMMTSI; this is translated from the exons ATGTCTTCTTCGTCAGAGGCCAGTTCATCTCCACCTTCCACTGACAGTGCTACCACGGTGCCTTCCTCTACAGAAGTCAGTTCATCTCCATCATCCACTGAGAGTGCCACCACAGTTGTTTCTTCTACAGAGACCAGTTCCTCTCCAACTCCCACTGACAGTGCCAGTACAGTGACTTCTTCAACAGAGTCCAGTTCTTCTCCAACCCCCACTGAGACTGCCACCCTTGTGCCGACATCTACAGAGCCCAGTTCCTCTTCAACTTTGACTGATAGTGCCACAACAGTGTCTTCTTCTACAgaggccacttcctctccaacatccacTGATGGTGCCACCACAATGTCTTCTTCTTCAGAGGCCAGTTCGTCTGCATCTTCCACTGACAGCGCTACCACAGTGCCTTCCTCTACAGAAGCCAGTTTGTCTCCAACATCCAGTGAGAGTTCCACCACAGAGATATCTTCTACAgaggccacttcctctccaacccccACTGGCAGTGCTACCACAGTGACTTCTTTGACAGAGTCCAGTTCTTCTCCAACCCTTACTGAGAGTGCCACCCCTGTGCCTACATCTACAGAGCCCAGTTCCTCCTCAAGTCCCACTGACAGTGCCACCACAAGGTCTTCGTTGACAGGAACCAGTTCCTCTCCATCTTCTCCTGAGCCCAGTTCCTCTCCTACTCCTACTCCTACCCCAGTTCCTGAGCCCAGCTTTTCTCCAGAGCCCAgttcctctcctactcccactgACAGTGCCATCACAGGATCTTCATCAACAGGGGCCGGTTCCTCTCCAACTTCCACCAATGGTGCCACCACAGTTCCTACATTTTCACAGCCCAGTTCCTTTCCCACTTCCACTGACAGTGTCACCGCAGTGCCTTCCTCTACAGAAGCCAGTTCATCTCCAACATCCACTGAGAGTACCACCACAGTGATTTCTTCTACAGAA GTCACTTCCTCTCCAACTCCCACTGAGAATGCCACCACACTGCCTTCCTCAACAGAGCCAAGTTCTTCTCCAACTCCCACTGATGGTGccaccacagtgcctacatctaCAGAGGTAACTTCATCTCCAGCTTCCACTGATAGCGCCACCACAGTACCTTCTTCGACAGACGCCACTTCTTCTCCAACTTTCCCTGTCAGTGCCACCACAGAGTCTCCTTCTGCAGAGGCCAGTTCCTCTCCATCTCCCACTGACAGTGCCATGACTGTGCCTTCTTCTACTGAGGCCACTTCATATCCAACTTCCACTGACAGTGCCACCACAATGCCTTATTCTACAGAGGCCACTTCTTCTACAACTTCCAGTGAAATTGCCACCACAGTGCCTTCCTCTACAGAAGTCAGTTCCTCTCCAACTTCTGCTGACAGTGCCACCACAGTGCCTTCTTCTCCAGAAGCCAGCATGTCACCAACTTCTGTTGACAGTGCTATCACATTACCTTCTTCTACAGAAGCCAGTGTGTCACCAACTTTTGCTGAAAGTGCCACCACTCTTCcctcttccacagtggctacaccgtCTCCAACTCCTCCTGACAGTGCCTCCACAGTGCCAGCTTCCACAGGGGCTCATACATCCCCAACACCCTCCCCTGGCAATATCACTATATCAGCAACTTCCATCGGGGGCCACACTTCCCCAACATCTTCTGTAGGCAGCACACTTTCAACAAGTGCTTCTCACACCACCTTACCTGTATCCATTCCTGGTCACTCCAGTTCTGCAACAACTTCTGCCTCCTTTACATCTGTGACTCCTGAGGTTGTTACTACCACTACTCTGTCCATCTCGATCTCTGGGACAACACCCAGCACACAGAGGAGTACCTACACCACAGTCCCGGTTGTCTCCACTAGCTCGACCACTGTTACAAGCAGCACCCCTACCCCAACATCTACTGCTCCAGCAACCACACCAA TGATCTGCTTAAATGGAGGAACATGGGATGGGAAGATCTGTATTTGCCCCACCGGTTTCCAAGGAGACCAGTGCCAGCAAGAGATCATGCTCTGCCAGAATGAAGGCTACTGGGATGGAATCAAGTGCGTGTGCCCTGGCCTCTTCCAGGGGCCAAGGTGCGAGGATGTAGTCCCGAGCATTGAGATGG AGCCTCCGCCGGAGACCGTCTCTGCCCAGGTAGACATGACCGTGACAGTGACCAGTATGGAGTTTACCAAAGACCTAGAAGACCGGACTTCTGAAGCATTCAAAAACTTCAGTGACATATTCGAAGAAGAG ATGAAAACTGTTTACAAAGGAATCCCTGAGTATGACGGAGTCAACATCACAAAGCTGTC TGCTGGCAGTGTGGTGGTGGAACATGAAGTCCTCCTGAAGGCCAAGTTCACCCCAGAATACAAGGAAGTTTTGGATAAGGTCACCCAGGAGGTGACAGAAAAAATCCAGAATGTAACCAAAGAACAAATAAGCATAAATAATATCTGCAAAA GCAAACTGTGTTTCAACACGACTGCCACTAAGGTGTACAACATCACAGTTACCCAATACGACCCTGAAA AGGAATGCCAGAAGAAGGCTGGGAAAGAATATGCTGCCTACTTCTTCGTGGAGTACAAGAATGAGAAACCAAACTGCATCAACCGCTGCATGCCAGGCTTCAACAACTCCATGGACTGCCACTCTGGGAAGTGCCAGCTAGAGACGAATGGTCCTCGGTGTTA CTGCCTGAACACAGACACTCACTggtacagtggagaaacctgtgAGTTCAGCACCAAGAAGAACCTGGTGTTTGGGTTGGTGGGGGCAGCCTTCGCCGTGGTGCTAGTCGCCCTTGCTGTTCTCTTGCTGTTCATGTTCCGTTCCAAGAAAGAGGTGAACAG GCAAAAGTATAAAGTGACTCAGTTGTACAAGTGGCATGAAGAAGATGGAGGACCGGAACCTGGGACCTTCCAAAACATTGGCTTTGACATCTATGAAG ATCAAGAGGACTCCATCCACTTGGACACCATTTATAATAACTTCCAACCCTCCTTGGACCACATAGACTCTGAAACAAAG ATCAAAATTCAGAGGCCCCATGTGATGATGACATCGATTTAA